A stretch of the Massilia sp. W12 genome encodes the following:
- a CDS encoding multifunctional CCA tRNA nucleotidyl transferase/2'3'-cyclic phosphodiesterase/2'nucleotidase/phosphatase: MRIYCVGGAVRDSLLGLPVSDHDYVVVGATPQQMLQAGYLQVGKDFPVFLHPHTHDEYALARTERKTAPGYKGFQVYAAPDVTLEEDLARRDLTINAIARDQDGQIIDPWGGQRDLQARILRHVSQAFSEDPVRILRLARFAARFTDFEVAPETMGLMQQMVAHGEVDALVAERVWQEVARGLQEARPSRMLQILRACGAWARLAPELEACWRAPAQYGRTLTRLDHAPPQLALRFALLLHELGQDEAALRTLCARWKTPTECQDLALLYLRHASQLRAGAALNAAQSVALLQACDAWRRPERFDCLLQVLAADWPEQDNSALCAQWQARLHAASAIDSGAVAQRVREQGGDPAQIGHAIHAARVAALAAL; this comes from the coding sequence ATGCGGATTTATTGTGTTGGCGGCGCGGTGCGCGACAGCCTGCTCGGGCTGCCGGTCTCTGACCATGATTATGTGGTGGTCGGCGCCACGCCGCAGCAAATGCTGCAGGCCGGCTATCTGCAAGTCGGCAAAGATTTCCCGGTGTTTTTGCATCCGCACACGCATGACGAATACGCGCTCGCCCGCACTGAGCGCAAAACCGCCCCCGGCTACAAAGGTTTCCAGGTCTATGCCGCGCCCGATGTCACGCTGGAAGAAGATCTGGCGCGGCGCGATCTGACCATCAATGCGATTGCGCGCGATCAGGACGGCCAGATCATCGACCCCTGGGGCGGGCAGCGCGATCTGCAGGCGCGCATTCTGCGCCATGTGTCCCAGGCATTCAGCGAAGACCCGGTGCGCATCTTGCGCCTGGCGCGCTTCGCCGCACGCTTCACTGATTTTGAGGTGGCCCCGGAAACCATGGGCTTGATGCAGCAAATGGTGGCGCATGGCGAGGTCGATGCGCTGGTGGCCGAACGCGTCTGGCAGGAAGTGGCGCGCGGCCTGCAGGAAGCGCGACCTTCGCGCATGCTGCAGATTTTGCGCGCTTGCGGCGCCTGGGCGCGTTTGGCCCCGGAGTTGGAAGCGTGCTGGCGCGCACCGGCGCAATATGGCCGCACCCTGACCCGGCTCGACCATGCGCCGCCGCAATTAGCGCTGCGCTTTGCACTCTTGCTGCACGAATTAGGGCAGGATGAGGCGGCTTTGCGCACCCTGTGCGCACGCTGGAAAACGCCGACGGAATGCCAGGATCTGGCCTTGTTGTATCTGCGACACGCCAGCCAGCTGCGCGCCGGCGCCGCGCTGAACGCCGCTCAAAGCGTGGCTTTGCTGCAAGCCTGCGACGCCTGGCGCCGACCTGAGCGTTTCGACTGCTTGCTGCAAGTGCTGGCGGCGGATTGGCCGGAACAGGATAACAGCGCCCTGTGCGCGCAGTGGCAAGCGCGCTTGCACGCGGCCAGCGCAATCGATAGCGGCGCCGTGGCGCAGCGGGTGCGCGAGCAGGGCGGCGATCCGGCGCAAATCGGCCACGCCATCCATGCCGCGCGGGTGGCGGCCTTGGCTGCGCTGTAA
- a CDS encoding DAHL domain-containing protein — protein sequence MNVWRRLMLGALLLLLGGILALLYMRAQTFGQLNQEHVLLALREMRELDAQWDVNILKSHTGLNHDYDPVTTPLRHMRETIKVLEEACRFSKTSAPRQELANLKAALEKKEKLVERFKSQHAILRNSLIYFPSAIDEFKIEIDNQAATLPALKAQLLYALDTRINGVQADILRFNLHPEAALGERISTQLLQLEQQRAMYPESVGEHLAQLSAHVQAILRQRVIEAGLLNGITGAPTSAILNNLSDAFVIEFDLMAQQRQKDRLYLFLYSGFLLMVLMLLASRLIKSYQMVAQMNRRLVSANELLEQRVAERTAELEAQSARLAELATHDALTGLVNCAHLMTLLARALLRSERRGSIVVVMFIDLDGFKAVNDTWGHHAGDLVLKEVAQKVPSKLRAEDTLARLGGDEFVILLEDASTREGAIRVAQEALRQIESVTEVAGHAVKISASIGISSVQGRIGASYSADALLDEADHAMYQAKQAGKGCIRFNQNAQFRTPLEPLPPPAATEEDEAPVSIQEGEDEAEHSA from the coding sequence GTGAATGTCTGGCGTCGCCTGATGCTGGGCGCTTTGCTGCTCTTACTGGGCGGGATACTGGCGCTGTTGTATATGCGCGCCCAGACGTTCGGCCAGTTGAATCAAGAGCATGTCTTGCTGGCGCTGCGCGAAATGCGCGAGCTGGATGCGCAATGGGATGTCAACATCCTGAAATCGCACACCGGCTTGAATCACGATTACGATCCCGTCACCACCCCATTGCGCCATATGCGCGAGACCATCAAAGTACTGGAAGAAGCGTGCCGCTTCAGCAAAACCAGCGCGCCGCGTCAGGAATTGGCGAATTTGAAAGCGGCGCTGGAAAAAAAGGAAAAACTGGTTGAGCGCTTCAAGTCGCAGCATGCGATTTTGCGCAACTCACTGATTTACTTTCCCAGCGCAATCGATGAGTTCAAGATCGAAATCGACAATCAGGCGGCCACCCTGCCGGCGCTCAAGGCGCAATTGCTGTATGCGCTGGATACCCGCATCAATGGCGTGCAAGCCGATATTCTGCGTTTCAACCTGCATCCTGAAGCGGCGCTGGGCGAGCGCATCAGCACCCAATTGCTGCAACTCGAACAGCAGCGCGCCATGTATCCTGAGAGTGTGGGCGAACACCTGGCCCAGCTCAGCGCCCATGTGCAGGCGATTTTGCGTCAGCGCGTAATTGAGGCCGGCCTGTTAAACGGCATCACCGGCGCGCCGACTTCCGCGATTTTGAATAATCTGAGCGACGCCTTTGTGATTGAATTTGACTTGATGGCGCAGCAGCGCCAGAAAGACCGCCTGTATCTGTTTCTCTATTCCGGTTTTCTGCTGATGGTCTTGATGTTGCTGGCCAGCCGCCTGATTAAGAGTTATCAGATGGTGGCGCAAATGAACCGCCGCCTGGTGTCGGCCAATGAATTGCTGGAGCAGCGCGTGGCCGAGCGTACCGCCGAACTGGAAGCGCAATCGGCGCGCTTGGCCGAATTGGCCACCCATGACGCCCTGACCGGCCTGGTGAATTGCGCCCACCTGATGACCTTGCTGGCGCGCGCCCTGTTGCGTTCCGAGCGGCGCGGCAGCATCGTGGTGGTGATGTTTATCGATCTGGACGGCTTCAAGGCTGTGAACGACACTTGGGGACATCATGCCGGCGACCTGGTACTGAAGGAAGTGGCGCAAAAAGTGCCAAGTAAATTGCGCGCCGAAGACACCTTGGCGCGCCTGGGCGGCGATGAATTTGTGATTTTGCTGGAAGACGCCAGCACGCGCGAAGGCGCGATCCGCGTGGCGCAGGAAGCCTTGCGCCAAATCGAAAGCGTGACCGAAGTCGCCGGCCACGCAGTCAAAATCTCGGCCAGCATCGGCATTTCCAGCGTGCAAGGCCGCATCGGCGCCTCGTATTCCGCCGACGCTTTGCTGGACGAAGCCGACCACGCGATGTACCAGGCCAAACAGGCCGGCAAAGGCTGCATCCGCTTCAACCAAAACGCCCAATTCCGCACCCCGCTGGAACCGCTGCCCCCACCTGCTGCGACAGAAGAGGATGAGGCCCCCGTCTCGATCCAGGAGGGGGAGGATGAGGCGGAGCATAGTGCTTGA
- a CDS encoding GNAT family N-acetyltransferase, producing the protein MKPASPPPSIIFTTPRLYARPLTPADAPAMHLVYGDAAAMRWVGDGQTLSLAQCEQWVEVTERNYATRGYGMFALLCRASGAVIGFCGLVHPGGQPEAEMKYALQRQFWGQGLASEAAAAMLASAAALFGLQHVIATVAPDNPASQKVLLKAGMQRGPLRRNQDGSDTQLFAWQAPASANAR; encoded by the coding sequence ATGAAACCAGCATCCCCGCCACCCTCCATCATCTTCACCACCCCGCGCCTGTACGCCCGCCCGCTGACGCCGGCGGATGCGCCCGCCATGCACCTGGTGTATGGCGATGCCGCCGCCATGCGTTGGGTCGGCGATGGCCAGACGCTGAGCTTGGCGCAATGTGAGCAATGGGTTGAAGTAACAGAACGCAATTACGCCACGCGCGGCTATGGCATGTTTGCCCTGCTGTGCCGCGCCTCAGGTGCGGTGATCGGTTTTTGCGGTCTGGTGCATCCCGGCGGCCAGCCGGAGGCGGAAATGAAATACGCGCTGCAGCGCCAGTTTTGGGGGCAAGGCCTGGCCAGCGAAGCGGCTGCCGCCATGCTGGCCAGCGCTGCTGCGCTGTTCGGTCTGCAGCATGTCATCGCCACCGTGGCGCCGGACAATCCGGCTTCGCAAAAAGTATTGCTGAAAGCCGGCATGCAGCGCGGGCCGCTCAGGCGCAATCAGGATGGTTCAGACACCCAGCTGTTTGCATGGCAAGCGCCTGCCAGCGCTAATGCGCGATAA
- a CDS encoding hemolysin family protein yields MEIMLLFGLIVLNGMFAMSEIALVTARKGRLMKLAAEGDSAAAVALKLGEDPTKFLSAIQIGITSIGLLNGIVGEAVLAGPFSLWMQELGLPKRPADIGATAIVVVVVTYISIVVGELVPKRLGQITPEPIARLVARPMQALALLTRPFVMLLSVSTHTLLRLMGVKQDGPNSVTEEEIHAILEEGSEAGVIEQHQHEMVRNVFRLDDRQLGSLMIPRADVVFIDIRLDATDNLQRLIESEHSRFPVCDGGLENILGVLHAKQALSYVAKGVTPDFTTNLHTCLYVPETLTGMELLEQFRSNNMQMAFVIDEYGEVGGIVTLQDLLEAVTGEFTPRNAEDSWAVQREDGSWLLDGAIPIPEMKDRLAFKHAPEEEKGRYHTLSGMMMLLLGKVPNTADYAEWDGWRFEVVDMDGKRIDKVLASQIAPNPPAQE; encoded by the coding sequence ATGGAAATTATGCTTCTGTTCGGCCTGATCGTGCTCAATGGCATGTTCGCCATGTCTGAAATCGCGCTGGTCACTGCGCGTAAAGGACGCTTGATGAAACTCGCCGCTGAAGGCGATAGCGCAGCGGCGGTGGCGCTCAAACTCGGGGAAGACCCGACCAAATTCTTATCCGCGATTCAAATCGGCATTACCTCCATCGGCCTGTTAAACGGGATCGTCGGCGAGGCGGTGTTGGCCGGCCCGTTCTCGCTCTGGATGCAAGAACTCGGCCTGCCCAAACGCCCGGCGGATATCGGCGCCACCGCGATTGTGGTGGTGGTGGTGACTTATATTTCCATCGTGGTCGGCGAGCTGGTGCCCAAACGCCTGGGGCAAATCACGCCGGAACCGATTGCGCGCCTGGTGGCGCGCCCGATGCAGGCGCTGGCGCTGTTGACACGCCCGTTTGTGATGCTGCTCTCGGTTTCCACCCATACGCTGTTGCGCTTGATGGGCGTGAAGCAGGATGGGCCAAACAGCGTCACCGAAGAAGAAATCCACGCGATTCTGGAAGAAGGTTCGGAAGCCGGCGTGATCGAACAACATCAGCATGAAATGGTGCGCAATGTGTTCCGGCTGGATGACCGCCAGCTCGGTTCCTTGATGATTCCGCGCGCGGATGTGGTGTTTATCGATATCCGCCTGGATGCGACGGACAATTTGCAGCGCTTGATAGAGTCTGAGCACTCGCGCTTTCCGGTGTGTGATGGCGGCCTGGAAAATATCCTGGGCGTGCTCCACGCCAAGCAAGCGCTGTCGTATGTGGCGAAGGGCGTAACGCCGGATTTCACAACCAATTTGCACACCTGTCTGTATGTGCCGGAAACCCTGACCGGGATGGAGCTGCTGGAGCAATTCCGCAGCAATAATATGCAAATGGCGTTTGTGATTGATGAATACGGCGAAGTGGGCGGGATTGTCACGCTGCAAGACTTGCTGGAAGCGGTGACCGGTGAATTCACCCCGCGCAATGCGGAAGATTCCTGGGCGGTGCAGCGCGAAGACGGTTCCTGGCTGCTGGATGGCGCGATCCCGATTCCTGAGATGAAAGACCGGCTCGCCTTCAAGCACGCGCCGGAAGAGGAAAAGGGCCGCTATCACACTCTGAGCGGGATGATGATGCTGTTGCTGGGCAAGGTGCCGAATACCGCCGACTATGCCGAATGGGACGGCTGGCGCTTTGAAGTGGTGGACATGGATGGCAAGCGGATTGATAAAGTGCTGGCCAGCCAAATCGCGCCAAACCCGCCCGCACAGGAATAA
- a CDS encoding carotenoid oxygenase family protein — protein MQRRDFLGALGALSAGGASQLALADNATLRAFQAALAQHPAYGVYVNQEMELEGEARVRGRWPQALRGSFYRNGPGRMELGGERYHHLFDGDGFAQRWEISATGVRHRGRFVQTAKFLEESRAGQFLYSGFGTYIGRRGVRGNDQINAANTNLLPFAGKLYALWEGGSATELDPQTLETRKLVAWREDLRSMPFCAHPKRARDGSLWNIGALPGSDKLALYHIGANGVLRNFAMLDLPDVNMQHDFAISDKYLILLIPPFKIQMQAGKSFLDSHQWQGDRRGMRAVLIRLSDLQIEQTFELPPHMVFHFGNAWDQGQDCLLDVVLHDGPQVLQDLAQEMSGQPSRPMGARSGAAQIRFDLANRKAHIEMLLSACEFPAVAPGVVGQRHRYLTLLSARHGAQRLHRVNVLDRQRGLTQHFDFGAEWQVEEHIIVPKRAGAPEGEAWLLGVMQNLQRAQTVLNLFDMQHVADGPQAQAYLPYHAPLCFHGNFLSA, from the coding sequence ATGCAACGCCGTGATTTTCTGGGCGCACTCGGCGCACTGAGCGCTGGCGGCGCCAGCCAGCTGGCCCTGGCCGATAACGCCACCCTGCGCGCCTTTCAAGCTGCGCTGGCGCAACATCCCGCATACGGGGTGTATGTGAATCAGGAAATGGAGCTGGAGGGCGAGGCCCGGGTGCGCGGGCGCTGGCCGCAGGCGCTGCGCGGCAGTTTTTACCGCAATGGGCCGGGGCGCATGGAATTGGGCGGCGAACGTTATCATCATTTGTTTGATGGCGACGGCTTCGCCCAGCGCTGGGAGATCAGCGCAACCGGCGTGCGGCATCGCGGGCGGTTTGTGCAAACCGCCAAGTTTTTGGAAGAAAGCCGCGCCGGGCAATTTTTATATTCCGGCTTTGGCACTTATATCGGCCGGCGCGGCGTGCGCGGCAATGATCAGATCAATGCCGCCAACACCAATTTATTGCCTTTCGCCGGCAAACTGTATGCGCTGTGGGAAGGCGGTTCGGCCACCGAGCTTGACCCGCAAACCTTAGAGACGCGCAAACTGGTCGCCTGGCGCGAGGATTTACGCAGCATGCCGTTTTGCGCCCATCCGAAACGGGCGCGCGATGGCTCGTTGTGGAATATCGGTGCGCTGCCCGGCAGCGATAAACTGGCCTTGTATCACATCGGCGCCAATGGCGTGCTGCGCAATTTCGCCATGCTCGACCTGCCGGACGTGAACATGCAGCATGATTTCGCAATCAGCGATAAATATTTAATCCTGCTGATTCCGCCGTTCAAAATCCAGATGCAAGCCGGCAAAAGCTTTCTCGATTCCCATCAATGGCAGGGCGATCGGCGCGGCATGCGCGCAGTCTTGATCCGCCTGTCTGATTTGCAGATTGAGCAAACCTTTGAATTGCCGCCGCATATGGTGTTCCACTTCGGCAACGCCTGGGACCAGGGCCAGGATTGCCTGCTGGATGTGGTTTTGCACGATGGCCCGCAAGTGCTGCAAGACCTGGCGCAGGAAATGTCCGGCCAGCCCTCACGCCCGATGGGCGCGCGCAGCGGCGCAGCGCAGATCCGCTTTGATCTGGCAAACCGCAAGGCGCATATCGAAATGCTTTTGAGCGCCTGTGAATTTCCGGCCGTGGCCCCGGGCGTCGTCGGCCAGCGGCACCGCTATCTGACCCTGCTGTCAGCGCGTCATGGCGCGCAACGCCTGCACCGCGTGAATGTGCTGGATCGCCAGCGCGGTTTGACGCAGCATTTTGATTTTGGCGCTGAGTGGCAGGTGGAGGAGCACATCATTGTGCCCAAGCGCGCCGGCGCGCCCGAAGGCGAAGCCTGGTTGCTGGGCGTGATGCAAAACTTGCAGCGTGCGCAAACCGTGCTCAATTTGTTTGATATGCAGCATGTGGCGGATGGCCCGCAAGCGCAAGCGTACTTGCCCTACCATGCGCCGCTGTGCTTCCATGGCAATTTTCTGAGCGCATAA
- a CDS encoding DUF2141 domain-containing protein: MKKILSAVLAAVALNAQAADVQIEVSGVQNAQGKLMVALYNSADSYLKKPAYVLQQPAQTGLTQMTISGVAEGEYAMAIFHDANDNQRMDRNPSGMPLEDFAFSNNAQGDMGPPTFASASFKVPAGGVSLKLKFN, from the coding sequence ATGAAAAAAATTCTGAGCGCAGTCCTCGCCGCCGTCGCCCTCAACGCGCAAGCAGCGGATGTGCAAATTGAAGTCAGCGGCGTGCAAAACGCACAAGGCAAGCTGATGGTGGCTTTGTATAACAGCGCGGACAGCTATCTGAAAAAGCCGGCCTATGTTTTGCAACAACCGGCGCAGACCGGCCTGACGCAGATGACAATCAGCGGCGTGGCGGAGGGCGAATATGCGATGGCGATTTTCCACGACGCCAACGACAACCAGCGCATGGATCGCAACCCGTCGGGCATGCCGCTGGAAGATTTCGCCTTTTCCAATAATGCGCAAGGCGATATGGGGCCACCCACGTTTGCTTCCGCCAGTTTTAAAGTGCCGGCTGGCGGCGTCAGCCTGAAATTGAAATTCAACTGA
- a CDS encoding M90 family metallopeptidase, with amino-acid sequence MNIWIVLLLCAIPPLFGWYLFRAPRRRHGRLSKQQRRLLAQAIPGWRNMATPTQRELQHLTWLFLQEKRFVGCDGLQVTEAMRVSIAGLACMLVMRRETALYPRLSHIMLYPDAFIAPRKEQLPGGVVQESRQTLAGESWDHGQVVLSWRHVQEALAEPDSGHNVVWHEFAHQLDSENGPTNGAPQLPGRRAYQTWAALMQEEFNRLRQAVDHGLPTALDPYGAQNPAEFFAVACEAFFGRPHQLARLHASLYALLADYFRVDPRHWMEDRAPQEDELPGYFSVH; translated from the coding sequence ATGAATATCTGGATTGTCTTATTGCTGTGTGCGATTCCGCCGCTGTTCGGCTGGTATCTGTTCCGCGCGCCGCGCCGCCGCCATGGCCGTTTGAGCAAGCAGCAGCGCCGCTTGCTGGCGCAGGCGATTCCCGGCTGGCGCAATATGGCCACCCCGACCCAACGCGAGTTGCAGCATTTGACCTGGCTGTTTTTGCAGGAAAAGCGTTTTGTCGGCTGCGATGGCCTGCAAGTGACGGAAGCAATGCGGGTCAGCATCGCCGGTCTGGCTTGCATGCTGGTGATGCGGCGCGAGACTGCTTTGTATCCGCGTTTGAGCCACATCATGCTGTACCCGGACGCCTTCATTGCGCCGCGCAAGGAACAATTGCCGGGCGGCGTGGTGCAGGAAAGCCGGCAGACCCTGGCCGGCGAATCCTGGGATCATGGGCAAGTGGTGCTGTCCTGGCGCCATGTGCAGGAAGCGTTGGCGGAGCCGGACAGCGGACACAATGTGGTGTGGCATGAATTCGCCCACCAGCTCGACAGTGAAAACGGGCCAACCAACGGCGCGCCGCAATTGCCGGGGCGGCGCGCCTACCAAACCTGGGCCGCCTTGATGCAAGAAGAATTCAACCGCTTGCGCCAGGCAGTCGATCATGGCTTGCCGACTGCGCTGGATCCGTATGGGGCGCAAAATCCGGCGGAGTTTTTCGCCGTCGCCTGCGAAGCATTTTTTGGCCGGCCACATCAATTAGCGCGTTTGCATGCTTCGTTGTATGCCTTGCTGGCGGACTATTTCCGGGTTGATCCACGCCACTGGATGGAAGACCGCGCGCCGCAAGAAGATGAACTGCCGGGCTATTTTTCGGTACACTGA
- a CDS encoding GNAT family N-acetyltransferase yields the protein MIEIRPATVHDAQAVHELIAAWLPEMVAIPQQAVHFLNSISKDAEAGYICAENFDFQLGFEDGRLQVIGAMRDGSHLYHLFVARGQERRGWGRRMWRCLQEKALAAGNPGRFTVNASRAGLPFYHSLGFVACAPENALHGVHITPMRLASEKVEKAAIDQLITRFYAAFDNRKQLDLSYLADLFTPDARIHCAGADLPHSMSVQEFIAPRALLLQEGRLRHFHEWEYAAHTDLFGSLANRRSLYQKAGEFDGAPYGGRGYKQFHLLRHGDQWRICSLLWEDERSGLSLPAGV from the coding sequence ATGATAGAAATCCGTCCTGCCACAGTGCACGATGCGCAAGCTGTGCACGAATTAATCGCCGCCTGGCTGCCGGAAATGGTCGCCATTCCGCAACAAGCTGTGCATTTTCTGAATTCGATTTCCAAAGACGCTGAAGCCGGCTATATCTGCGCGGAAAATTTTGATTTCCAGCTGGGTTTTGAAGATGGCCGTCTGCAAGTCATCGGCGCAATGCGCGATGGCAGTCATTTGTATCATTTGTTTGTGGCGCGCGGCCAGGAACGGCGCGGCTGGGGCCGGCGCATGTGGCGCTGCTTGCAGGAAAAAGCGCTGGCGGCGGGCAATCCGGGCCGCTTCACAGTCAACGCCAGCCGCGCCGGCCTGCCCTTTTATCACAGCCTGGGCTTTGTCGCCTGCGCCCCGGAAAACGCGCTGCACGGCGTGCACATTACGCCGATGCGCCTGGCCAGCGAAAAGGTGGAAAAGGCGGCGATTGATCAACTGATTACGCGCTTTTACGCCGCCTTTGATAATCGCAAACAACTCGATTTGTCTTATCTGGCTGATTTGTTCACGCCCGACGCGCGCATCCATTGCGCCGGGGCCGACCTGCCGCACAGCATGTCTGTGCAGGAATTCATTGCGCCGCGCGCGCTGTTATTGCAGGAAGGCCGCTTGCGCCATTTCCACGAATGGGAATACGCCGCGCACACCGATCTCTTCGGCAGCCTGGCCAACCGCCGCAGCCTGTATCAGAAAGCCGGCGAATTCGATGGCGCGCCATATGGCGGGCGCGGCTACAAACAGTTCCATTTATTGCGCCATGGCGATCAATGGCGTATCTGCAGTTTGCTGTGGGAAGATGAGCGCAGCGGGCTGAGTTTACCGGCAGGCGTGTAA
- a CDS encoding DUF4126 domain-containing protein: METMLGLMIGVGLSAACGFRVFVPLLGASIAAHTGFLQLSPDLAWLASWPAMMAFLCATLLEVGAYYVPWLDNLMDSIASPLAVAAGAILTASMIDEMSPLLRWSLALIAGGGSAGLVQLATVGLRAGSSSATGGFGNFFLSTIELFGAAGLTVITLLLPVLGMLLALLLLALGWFTVKGALGWAKRRASPV, from the coding sequence ATGGAAACCATGTTGGGTTTGATGATAGGCGTGGGCTTGAGCGCAGCCTGCGGCTTTCGGGTCTTCGTTCCGCTGCTTGGGGCCAGCATCGCCGCGCATACCGGGTTTTTACAGTTATCCCCTGATTTAGCCTGGCTCGCCAGTTGGCCGGCCATGATGGCTTTCTTATGCGCCACCCTGCTCGAAGTCGGCGCTTACTATGTGCCCTGGCTGGATAATCTGATGGATTCCATCGCCTCGCCGCTGGCGGTGGCCGCCGGCGCGATTCTGACTGCTTCCATGATTGATGAGATGTCGCCGCTGTTGCGCTGGTCGCTGGCCTTGATTGCCGGCGGCGGCAGCGCCGGTCTGGTGCAATTGGCCACGGTCGGCTTGCGCGCCGGCTCCAGCAGCGCCACCGGTGGTTTCGGCAATTTCTTTCTTTCCACCATTGAGCTGTTCGGGGCCGCCGGCCTGACCGTGATCACGCTGCTGCTGCCTGTGCTGGGCATGCTGCTGGCGCTGCTCTTGCTGGCCTTGGGCTGGTTTACGGTGAAAGGCGCGCTGGGCTGGGCCAAGCGGCGCGCCAGCCCGGTGTGA